A single region of the Nicotiana sylvestris chromosome 6, ASM39365v2, whole genome shotgun sequence genome encodes:
- the LOC138871974 gene encoding uncharacterized protein, translating to MQTDSYKGESGEFPRHEARADKVYSTFRGFQDIPFIVFSAVQIDCFLTRLFDNGSLIIPVSELREYVVEVRRVNDRLMIIKLVVGEIVRQVPPAEKLFIGGDFNSHIGSIIGGYGEVHGGFDFGERNGGGTSLLDFAKAFRLVIANSSFLKREEHLVNFQNVVVKTQIDFLLGRCDIRLCKDCKVIPGEILAMQHRLLVMDVGVRLKRRKRSARGRPKIRWGALTKYKAQELEW from the exons ATGCAGACCGACAGTTACAAGGgggaaagtggggagttcccaaggcatgaaGCTAGAGCTGACAAA GTTTACAGTACTTTTCGAGGTTTTCAAGACATTCCGTTCATTGTATTTTCTGCTGTTCAAATTGATTGCTTTTTAACTCGTTTGTTTGATAATGGTAGTTTGATTATTCCTGTTTCT GAACTTAGAGAGTATGTGGTTGAGGTTAGACGGGTGAATGATAGATTGATGATTATTAAGTTGGTGGTTGGTGAGATTGTGCGCCAGGTTCCGCCTGCTGAGAAGCtattcataggaggggatttcaacaGTCATATTGGGTCGATCATAGGTGGGTATGGCGAGGTGCATGGAGGCTTCGATTTTGGAGAGAGGAACGGAGGAGGTAcctcgctgttggactttgctaAGGCTTTTAGGTTGGTGATTGCGAACTCTAGCTTTCTGAAAagggaggagcatttggttaATTTTCAAAATGTGGTGGTGAAGACTCAAATTGACTTCCTCCTTGGGAGGTGTGATATACGGTTGTGCAAGGATTGCAAGGTGATTCCGGGTGAGATACTCGCGATGCAGCATAGACTCTTGGTGATGGATGTTGGTGTTAGGTTAAAGAGGAGGAAAAGGTCTGCTCGAGGTAGACCGAAAATTAGGTGGGGAGCCTTAACTAAGTATAAAGCCCAAGAGTTGGAGTGGTGA